From a region of the Zingiber officinale cultivar Zhangliang chromosome 4B, Zo_v1.1, whole genome shotgun sequence genome:
- the LOC121975978 gene encoding LRR receptor-like serine/threonine-protein kinase ER1 isoform X2, which produces MQMGWRRFVTVAVMVVSFRAAAAVLDPVDFLALQSIRKGLEDMPGSDFFSSWDFTADPCAFTGVFCARDRVVTLALGDPRAGAPGLLGRLDPAIGLLTALAELSLLPGRVSGLGGLPRLRTLDLSYNLLSGPVPESLASAPVLSNLILCHNQLSGFLPPFPASSSLLRLDLKHNQLSGPLPPLPTSLQYLALCSNALAGRIDSVLPPLTRLNFLDLSSNVLEGPIPEAVFAFQLAALRLQRNAFSGPLAPPQEDVVIPVVDLSYNRLWGAVPPQLAAVGRLYLNNNRFTGEVPPRLVQGLSNGMQLLYLQHNFLTGIKIGPAAVALPAGASLCLQYNCMVPPFDTPCPLKAGSQRMRPLDQCPEWRA; this is translated from the exons ATGCAGATGGGGTGGCGGCGCTTTGTGACGGTGGCGGTGATGGTGGTAAGTTTCAGGGCTGCGGCGGCGGTTCTGGACCCTGTGGACTTCTTGGCATTGCAGTCCATCCGCAAGGGCCTCGAGGACATGCCTGGATCGGATTTCTTCTCGTCCTGGGACTTCACTGCCGACCCCTGCGCCTTCACCGGCGTGTTCTGCGCCAGGGATCGCGTCGTGACGCTAGCACTCGGTGATCCACGCGCGGGGGCTCCGGGACTGCTGGGCCGACTCGACCCCGCGATCGGTCTACTTACCGCGCTTGCCGAGCTCTCCCTCCTCCCGGGCCGCGTCTCTG GTCTCGGCGGCCTTCCCCGCCTTCGCACCCTCGATCTCAGCTATAACCTACTCTCTGGTCCAGTCCCCGAGTCACTCGCTTCCGCGCCAGTGCTCTCCAACCTCATTCTCTGCCACAATCAGCTCTCCGGTTTCCTCCCGCCCTTCCCAGCCTCCTCCTCGCTCCTCCGACTCGATCTCAAGCACAACCAGCTCTCCGGCCCCCTCCCGCCGTTGCCGACCTCGCTACAGTACCTCGCCCTCTGCTCCAATGCCCTCGCCGGCCGCATCGACTCAGTGCTCCCGCCCCTCACGCGGCTCAATTTCCTCGACCTCAGCTCGAATGTGCTCGAGGGCCCGATCCCGGAGGCCGTGTTCGCGTTCCAGCTCGCCGCACTCCGGCTGCAGCGCAACGCCTTCTCCGGGCCGTTGGCGCCCCCGCAAGAGGACGTTGTCATCCCGGTGGTAGACCTGAGCTACAATCGCCTGTGGGGGGCCGTGCCACCGCAGCTGGCCGCTGTGGGCCGCCTCTACCTCAACAACAACCGGTTCACCGGGGAGGTGCCCCCCCGCTTGGTACAGGGGCTCAGCAACGGCATGCAGTTGCTCTACCTGCAGCACAACTTCTTGACAGGGATCAAGATCGGTCCGGCAGCCGTCGCCCTCCCCGCCGGTGCGTCTCTCTGCCTGCAGTACAACTGCATGGTGCCGCCCTTCGACACGCCATGCCCGCTCAAGGCCGGCTCGCAGAGGATGcgccccctcgaccaatgccccGAGTGGCGTGCCTAA
- the LOC121975978 gene encoding LRR receptor-like serine/threonine-protein kinase ERL2 isoform X1 yields MQMGWRRFVTVAVMVVSFRAAAAVLDPVDFLALQSIRKGLEDMPGSDFFSSWDFTADPCAFTGVFCARDRVVTLALGDPRAGAPGLLGRLDPAIGLLTALAELSLLPGRVSGPIPDTLADCFDLRFVALSKNLLSGAVPAGLGGLPRLRTLDLSYNLLSGPVPESLASAPVLSNLILCHNQLSGFLPPFPASSSLLRLDLKHNQLSGPLPPLPTSLQYLALCSNALAGRIDSVLPPLTRLNFLDLSSNVLEGPIPEAVFAFQLAALRLQRNAFSGPLAPPQEDVVIPVVDLSYNRLWGAVPPQLAAVGRLYLNNNRFTGEVPPRLVQGLSNGMQLLYLQHNFLTGIKIGPAAVALPAGASLCLQYNCMVPPFDTPCPLKAGSQRMRPLDQCPEWRA; encoded by the coding sequence ATGCAGATGGGGTGGCGGCGCTTTGTGACGGTGGCGGTGATGGTGGTAAGTTTCAGGGCTGCGGCGGCGGTTCTGGACCCTGTGGACTTCTTGGCATTGCAGTCCATCCGCAAGGGCCTCGAGGACATGCCTGGATCGGATTTCTTCTCGTCCTGGGACTTCACTGCCGACCCCTGCGCCTTCACCGGCGTGTTCTGCGCCAGGGATCGCGTCGTGACGCTAGCACTCGGTGATCCACGCGCGGGGGCTCCGGGACTGCTGGGCCGACTCGACCCCGCGATCGGTCTACTTACCGCGCTTGCCGAGCTCTCCCTCCTCCCGGGCCGCGTCTCTGGTCCCATTCCTGATACTCTTGCTGATTGCTTTGACCTCCGTTTCGTCGCTCTTAGTAAGAATCTGCTTTCCGGCGCCGTCCCCGCAGGTCTCGGCGGCCTTCCCCGCCTTCGCACCCTCGATCTCAGCTATAACCTACTCTCTGGTCCAGTCCCCGAGTCACTCGCTTCCGCGCCAGTGCTCTCCAACCTCATTCTCTGCCACAATCAGCTCTCCGGTTTCCTCCCGCCCTTCCCAGCCTCCTCCTCGCTCCTCCGACTCGATCTCAAGCACAACCAGCTCTCCGGCCCCCTCCCGCCGTTGCCGACCTCGCTACAGTACCTCGCCCTCTGCTCCAATGCCCTCGCCGGCCGCATCGACTCAGTGCTCCCGCCCCTCACGCGGCTCAATTTCCTCGACCTCAGCTCGAATGTGCTCGAGGGCCCGATCCCGGAGGCCGTGTTCGCGTTCCAGCTCGCCGCACTCCGGCTGCAGCGCAACGCCTTCTCCGGGCCGTTGGCGCCCCCGCAAGAGGACGTTGTCATCCCGGTGGTAGACCTGAGCTACAATCGCCTGTGGGGGGCCGTGCCACCGCAGCTGGCCGCTGTGGGCCGCCTCTACCTCAACAACAACCGGTTCACCGGGGAGGTGCCCCCCCGCTTGGTACAGGGGCTCAGCAACGGCATGCAGTTGCTCTACCTGCAGCACAACTTCTTGACAGGGATCAAGATCGGTCCGGCAGCCGTCGCCCTCCCCGCCGGTGCGTCTCTCTGCCTGCAGTACAACTGCATGGTGCCGCCCTTCGACACGCCATGCCCGCTCAAGGCCGGCTCGCAGAGGATGcgccccctcgaccaatgccccGAGTGGCGTGCCTAA
- the LOC121975979 gene encoding WAT1-related protein At5g07050-like — translation MKNNQGRWSRYFVTCKPYLAMISLQFGYAGMNILTKFSLNHGMSHYVLVVYRHAFATLSIAPFALILERNSRPRMTWPIFMQIFALGLLGPVIDQNFYYAGLKFTSPTFSCAMSNMLPAMTFVLAIIFRMERLDLKQVRSQAKLIGTLVTVAGAMLMTLYKGPIMHMVWTKYMPIHPSESDSATDDSSGKNWFMGCIFLIIATLAWASFFVLQTAALERYRAHFSLTTLICLIGTLQAIVVTFVMEHKFSVWSIGFDMNLLAAAYAGIVTSGIAYHVQGLVIQDKGPVFASAFSPLMMIIVAIMGSFILAEKIYLGGVIGAVLIVAGLYSVLWGKHKEDKEKKQMEAMEIPMAMKEAQGVMEPDDVVEKATAKEEHDMIC, via the exons ATGAAGAATAACCAAGGAAGATGGAGCAGGTACTTTGTGACTTGCAAGCCTTACCTTGCAATGATCTCGCTCCAATTTGGCTATGCAGGCATGAACATCCTCACCAAATTCTCCCTCAACCATGGCATGAGCCACTATGTCCTGGTGGTCTATCGACACGCCTTTGCCACTCTCTCCATTGCCCCGTTCGCCCTCATTCTTGAGAG GAATTCACGTCCGAGGATGACTTGGCCAATCTTTATGCAAATATTTGCGCTTGGACTGCTCGG GCCGGTCATCGACCAGAACTTCTACTATGCTGGCTTGAAGTTCACCTCACCAACCTTCTCTTGCGCAATGAGCAACATGTTACCTGCCATGACATTTGTGTTGGCCATCATATTCAG GATGGAGAGGCTTGACCTGAAACAAGTGAGGAGCCAAGCCAAGTTGATTGGAACTCTGGTGACAGTAGCTGGAGCCATGCTGATGACCCTCTACAAAGGACCTATCATGCACATGGTCTGGACCAAGTACATGCCCATTCATCCCAGCGAATCTGACTCAGCCACCGATGATTCGTCTGGCAAGAACTGGTTCATGGGCTGCATCTTCCTCATCATTGCAACTCTTGCGTGGGCATCTTTCTTTGTCCTTCAG ACTGCAGCATTGGAGAGATACAGAGCCCACTTCTCGCTCACCACATTGATATGCCTTATTGGCACTCTCCAAGCCATTGTTGTCACCTTTGTTATGGAGCACAAGTTTTCTGTGTGGAGCATCGGGTTCGACATGAACCTCCTTGCTGCTGCCTATGCT GGTATAGTGACATCCGGTATTGCCTACCACGTACAAGGTTTGGTGATTCAAGACAAAGGACCAGTCTTCGCATCTGCCTTCAGCCCTTTGATGATGATTATAGTGGCCATAATGGGCTCTTTCATTCTTGCAGAGAAAATATATTTGGGAGG TGTGATTGGTGCAGTCCTTATTGTTGCTGGCCTGTACTCGGTTCTCTGGGGAAAGCACAAGGAAGACAAGGAGAAGAAGCAGATGGAGGCCATGGAAATtccaatggccatgaaggaagctcaaggagTCATGGAACCAGATGATGTAGTGGAGAAGGCCACAGCAAAAGAAGAACATGACATGATCTGCTGA